The Cohnella abietis genome has a segment encoding these proteins:
- a CDS encoding stalk domain-containing protein — translation MINNTFLQRGMKKLLLATWVMTIILAIPLSSAAAEPTTIKKFQLYATDGYMTLPDGVQLYIWGYSFTNEPGSATFPAPALEVNEGDQVEITLTNIGPKKSGIKRLAHTIHFHGLDTDQQNDGVPHTSPAIQVGGSFKYQFTAKHAGSYFYHCHVDTIEHLQMGMYGAFIVKAKNGINQAWTGGPSFDKDYVLVVNEIDPVWHKAVEEGKPYDRTDFRPKYWTINGKAYPDTEKDPTSYIDGVVGETVLVRLINSGYEPHSFHMHGYHFQIIASDGRPLPEPVTKDTVLIGPGERYDLLVTFDQSGMFPFHSHNIVDNTNNGTYPGGLHTMIDVKENTPDSSPMLMTIRLKAGRNSVTVNGESMQLPHSPVVLKGTTYIPARFIGEMLGAEVKWLPKEKSIIYATDKTTIQLWVNSSQAKVNGRLVSLLAPPKEIKGTTMVPLRFIADQLGAKLSKDSKTGEIIFTGAMSAAPAPSHQSHTEGGTSGGETNGNSENSGTDSVDQPTNSDPLTVNITTSFMPTKLTIKKGQTVKWVNKDTQIHTVYDLEDKFNSPNILPNAEFSYTFKETGTYTYYCSTHPSMVGEITVTD, via the coding sequence ATGATTAACAATACCTTTTTACAGCGTGGAATGAAAAAGCTTTTACTGGCGACATGGGTCATGACGATTATTTTAGCTATTCCTTTGTCCTCCGCAGCAGCCGAACCCACAACGATAAAGAAATTTCAGCTCTATGCGACCGATGGCTATATGACGCTGCCTGATGGTGTCCAATTATATATTTGGGGGTATAGCTTTACGAACGAGCCTGGGAGCGCGACCTTTCCCGCCCCTGCATTGGAAGTGAACGAAGGGGATCAGGTTGAAATTACCCTTACGAACATCGGACCCAAGAAATCGGGAATTAAACGGCTTGCCCATACGATTCATTTTCACGGATTGGATACCGACCAGCAGAACGACGGAGTTCCACATACTTCACCAGCTATTCAAGTTGGGGGAAGCTTCAAATACCAATTTACGGCCAAGCATGCGGGCTCTTATTTTTATCATTGCCATGTAGATACGATTGAGCATTTGCAAATGGGGATGTATGGAGCATTCATTGTGAAAGCCAAGAACGGCATTAATCAAGCTTGGACGGGTGGTCCGTCCTTTGATAAAGACTATGTGTTAGTGGTAAACGAAATCGATCCTGTATGGCATAAAGCGGTAGAGGAAGGAAAGCCGTATGACAGGACGGATTTCCGCCCTAAATACTGGACGATCAACGGTAAAGCTTACCCGGATACAGAAAAAGACCCCACGAGCTATATTGATGGAGTAGTCGGAGAGACAGTCCTCGTTCGGTTGATCAATTCGGGGTACGAGCCGCACAGCTTTCATATGCATGGCTATCACTTTCAGATCATTGCTTCAGATGGCAGGCCGCTGCCTGAGCCAGTGACGAAAGATACCGTATTGATCGGGCCCGGCGAGAGGTATGACCTTCTCGTTACCTTCGATCAGTCGGGGATGTTCCCTTTCCACAGCCATAATATCGTGGACAATACGAATAACGGCACATATCCTGGTGGTTTACACACGATGATCGATGTCAAGGAAAATACGCCTGATTCTTCGCCTATGCTGATGACCATTCGTTTGAAAGCGGGTCGTAATTCGGTAACGGTGAACGGCGAGTCCATGCAGCTACCTCATTCGCCTGTCGTGTTGAAAGGAACAACCTATATTCCCGCCCGGTTTATCGGGGAGATGTTAGGTGCAGAGGTGAAATGGCTGCCAAAGGAGAAGTCGATTATTTATGCAACGGATAAAACGACGATTCAGTTATGGGTGAACAGCAGCCAGGCTAAAGTGAACGGCAGACTTGTTTCCTTGCTCGCTCCTCCCAAGGAGATCAAGGGAACAACAATGGTGCCTCTCCGTTTTATTGCCGACCAATTAGGAGCAAAGCTCAGTAAGGATAGCAAGACGGGAGAGATCATCTTTACGGGGGCGATGAGTGCTGCACCAGCGCCGTCACACCAATCTCATACCGAGGGGGGAACCTCGGGCGGTGAGACCAACGGGAACAGCGAGAACAGCGGTACGGACAGTGTGGATCAGCCAACGAACTCCGATCCGTTGACCGTCAATATCACCACCTCTTTCATGCCTACGAAGCTGACGATCAAGAAGGGGCAAACTGTCAAATGGGTGAATAAGGATACACAAATCCATACGGTTTACGATCTTGAGGACAAATTCAATAGTCCCAACATCCTTCCTAATGCCGAATTTTCTTATACCTTTAAGGAAACGGGAACTTACACGTATTATTGCTCCACCCATCCGAGCATGGTGGGAGAAATTACTGTGACTGACTAG